In Sporosarcina psychrophila, a genomic segment contains:
- a CDS encoding GNAT family N-acetyltransferase: protein MIRQLVEEDRKVTLDFVSQKPAENLFIIGDIEAYGFTNPIQKLWGDFVENGELRGILLNYDGNFIVYAPEEYDAKGFAEIINHDEKYEFISGIEQIVVKLEPYLTSKPSNPRVLYYAKCEHAKGLQEVPTEIEVKKATPDDAERIIDQMYGIPEFATSTFSVERKRESLSNKSARTYFIEEDGRIISSASSTAENSQSAMIVGVGTLSGYEKKGLASYCMSILCTELLNEGKMLCLFYDNPAAGSIYKRIGFVDIGKWCMWSFK, encoded by the coding sequence ATGATTCGACAGCTTGTGGAAGAAGACAGGAAAGTTACGTTGGATTTCGTTTCACAGAAGCCAGCAGAAAATCTATTTATAATAGGAGATATTGAAGCGTATGGGTTTACTAATCCGATACAGAAATTATGGGGAGATTTTGTTGAGAATGGTGAATTGCGAGGTATTCTACTAAACTATGATGGTAATTTCATTGTATATGCACCAGAAGAATACGATGCAAAAGGGTTTGCAGAAATTATCAATCATGATGAAAAGTATGAGTTCATTTCAGGGATTGAGCAGATTGTTGTTAAATTGGAACCGTATTTGACTAGTAAACCGTCAAATCCACGTGTACTCTATTACGCTAAATGCGAGCATGCTAAGGGTTTGCAAGAAGTACCCACAGAGATTGAAGTGAAAAAAGCGACACCTGATGACGCGGAGCGAATCATAGATCAAATGTATGGAATTCCGGAATTTGCTACGAGTACATTCAGTGTTGAACGTAAACGTGAGTCACTTAGTAATAAATCTGCCCGTACATACTTCATCGAAGAAGATGGGCGGATAATAAGTTCCGCATCGAGCACTGCAGAAAATAGTCAGTCTGCCATGATTGTTGGCGTTGGTACTTTGTCGGGATATGAGAAAAAAGGATTAGCTTCATATTGCATGTCTATTCTTTGCACAGAATTGCTCAATGAAGGCAAGATGCTTTGTCTTTTCTATGATAATCCCGCTGCGGGCTCCATCTATAAACGAATTGGTTTTGTCGATATTGGGAAATGGTGCATGTGGAGTTTCAAATAA
- a CDS encoding DUF3231 family protein produces the protein MGILNGNPKDEPLHYGEVLGSWAFVGANNGLISAYQAFINHAGDGDLIELLEEAVKTMKSENKQLENILKENGIALPPSLPERPKAKAEDIPVGARFMDPEISGAISINVGQALVSCSQVLGQCLREDLAMMFGKFHADKMLFGLKLLRMNKEKGWIIPPPLHTDSPSR, from the coding sequence TTGGGTATTTTAAATGGTAATCCAAAAGACGAACCGTTACATTACGGTGAAGTACTAGGCTCATGGGCTTTTGTAGGAGCGAATAATGGTCTAATCAGTGCGTATCAAGCATTTATTAATCATGCAGGTGACGGGGATCTCATCGAGCTGTTGGAAGAAGCAGTAAAAACGATGAAATCGGAGAACAAACAACTTGAAAATATTTTAAAAGAGAATGGGATTGCATTGCCGCCGTCATTGCCGGAACGCCCTAAAGCGAAAGCAGAAGATATACCGGTCGGTGCAAGGTTTATGGATCCTGAAATCAGCGGTGCCATATCGATTAACGTCGGACAAGCTCTTGTGTCTTGCAGCCAAGTGTTGGGACAATGCTTGCGAGAAGACCTTGCAATGATGTTCGGAAAATTCCATGCAGATAAAATGTTATTTGGTTTGAAGTTATTGAGAATGAACAAAGAAAAAGGGTGGATTATACCGCCACCGCTTCATACGGATTCTCCTAGTCGTTAA
- a CDS encoding M23 family metallopeptidase produces MRHWFVLPMYVLALSLLFLTVVSAKEEPTQEMILDERMRLYLRFESVTVPWYYLAAVDQFERNIQQVRTDIPKNEGPVAIQFSDDYWTGPLNPDKKDTSPESIAYSDGNGLDGNEDGLANINDAEDVLYTMATYLSEYGQAEEDFKLALLDYYKREDTVKQIIAIAKLYKHFETLDLDEHAFPVPTNYNYSYRGTWGASRGWGGRRIHEGTDLFAGYGTPVRATSYGVIEIMGWNDFGGWRVGIRDTHNTYHYFAHLAYFNKDLKEGDIVEPKTIIGSVGSSGYGKAGTSGRFPPHLHYGMYKYNGRTEWAFDPYPSLRIWERQDKQK; encoded by the coding sequence GTGCGTCACTGGTTTGTTTTACCAATGTATGTACTCGCATTGTCTTTGCTATTCTTAACGGTTGTATCAGCAAAAGAAGAGCCTACTCAAGAAATGATTCTAGATGAACGAATGCGTCTTTATTTACGCTTCGAAAGCGTAACTGTCCCATGGTATTATTTAGCTGCAGTTGATCAATTTGAACGCAACATCCAACAAGTTCGAACTGATATTCCGAAGAATGAAGGTCCGGTCGCCATTCAGTTTTCAGATGATTATTGGACAGGCCCACTTAACCCCGATAAAAAAGATACCTCTCCTGAATCGATTGCTTATTCAGACGGAAATGGACTTGATGGCAATGAAGATGGGTTAGCCAATATAAATGATGCAGAAGACGTCCTTTATACAATGGCAACTTATTTAAGCGAATATGGCCAAGCGGAAGAAGATTTCAAATTAGCTTTATTGGACTACTACAAACGTGAAGACACGGTTAAACAAATTATAGCTATTGCAAAACTGTATAAACACTTTGAAACATTGGACTTAGATGAACACGCCTTTCCTGTCCCAACCAATTACAATTACAGTTACCGTGGAACCTGGGGAGCAAGCAGAGGATGGGGTGGCAGAAGGATTCACGAGGGAACCGATTTGTTCGCTGGATATGGTACCCCTGTTCGAGCCACGTCCTATGGAGTTATCGAAATAATGGGGTGGAATGACTTTGGAGGTTGGCGAGTCGGCATTCGCGACACTCATAATACGTACCACTATTTTGCCCATTTAGCTTATTTCAACAAAGATTTGAAAGAAGGAGACATCGTTGAACCAAAGACCATCATTGGTTCGGTGGGCAGCTCTGGTTATGGAAAAGCAGGAACATCAGGACGTTTCCCTCCTCATCTCCACTACGGGATGTACAAATATAACGGACGAACAGAATGGGCTTTCGATCCTTATCCTTCGCTTAGAATTTGGGAACGGCAAGATAAACAGAAGTGA